Proteins from one Triticum aestivum cultivar Chinese Spring chromosome 7A, IWGSC CS RefSeq v2.1, whole genome shotgun sequence genomic window:
- the LOC123152452 gene encoding premnaspirodiene oxygenase-like, which yields MDELYVQSLVLAAVAVALLQVLRVALNPVRERAPPGPWKLPVIGSMHHLMNVLPHHALRDLARAHGPLMMLQLGQTPLLVVSSRETARLVLRTHDANFATRPKILAAEIVTYQSSDILFSPSGDYWRKLRQLCAAEILGPKRVLSFRHIREDEMRMRVDEIRQAGPSKPVNLSVMFHGLTNSIIARAAFGRTPKKSPEFLAAVTSGVRLASGFDIPDLFPEWTAVLAALTGMKRRLQGVHRTVDAFLEEMINERNAARADKMKVGGTEKVDENLIDVLIGLQEGGGLGFELDNSRIKAVILDMFAAGTGTAGSSMEWGMSELMRNPLVMKKLQGQIREAFKGKSVVTEADLQESNLRYLKLVIKEALRLHPPGPLLVPRESIGSCELQGYTVPAKSRVVINVWAIGRDPAYWKDAEEFQPERFEDGAVDFTGNNFEFVPFGAGRRMCPGINYALAVMELALVGLLYHFDWSLPEGVSEVDMEEARGLGVRRRTPLMLIATPFVPAALA from the exons ATGGACGAGCTGTATGTCCAATCGCTGgtgctggcggcggtggcggttgcgCTGCTGCAGGTGCTGAGGGTGGCCCTGAACCCGGTGAGGGAGAGGGCGCCGCCAGGGCCGTGGAAGCTACCGGTGATCGGCAGCATGCACCACCTCATGAACGTGCTGCCGCACCATGCGCTGAGGGATCTGGCCCGCGCGCATGGCCCACTCATGATGCTGCAGCTTGGGCAGACGCCACTGCTGGTGGTCTCGTCTAGGGAGACGGCGCGGCTGGTGCTCAGGACCCACGACGCTAACTTCGCCACGCGGCCAAAGATCCTCGCCGCCGAGATCGTCACCTACCAGTCGTCCGACATCCTCTTCTCTCCCTCCGGCGACTACTGGCGCAAACTCCGCCAGCTCTGCGCCGCCGAGATCCTAGGCCCCAAGCGCGTGCTCTCCTTCCGCCACATTAGGGAGGACGAG ATGAGGATGCGGGTGGATGAGATCCGGCAGGCAGGGCCGTCGAAACCCGTGAACCTGAGCGTCATGTTCCACGGCCTGACCAACAGCATCATTGCGCGGGCGGCATTCGGGAGGACGCCGAAGAAGTCGCCAGAGTTCCTGGCCGCCGTCACGTCCGGGGTGCGCCTGGCGAGCGGCTTCGACATCCCCGACCTCTTCCCAGAGTGGACGGCAGTGCTCGCCGCACTCACCGGCATGAAGCGCAGGCTCCAGGGCGTCCACAGGACGGTGGACGCATTCCTGGAGGAGATGATCAACGAGAGGAACGCCGCCCGCGCTGACAAGATGAAGGTCGGCGGCACCGAGAAGGTGGACGAGAACCTCATTGACGTGCTCATCGGCCTGCAGGAGGGAGGCGGCCTTGGGTTCGAGCTCGACAACAGCAGGATCAAGGCCGTCATCCTGGACATGTTCGCGGCAGGCACGGGGACGGCAGGGTCGTCGATGGAGTGGGGGATGTCGGAGCTGATGCGGAACCCGCTGGTGATGAAGAAGTTGCAGGGCCAAATCCGGGAGGCGTTCAAGGGTAAGTCCGTGGTGACGGAGGCCGACCTGCAGGAGAGCAACCTCCGGTACTTGAAGCTGGTGATCAAGGAGGCGCTCCGGCTGCACCCGCCGGGGCCCCTGCTGGTGCCCCGGGAGAGCATTGGCAGCTGCGAGCTGCAAGGGTACACGGTCCCTGCCAAGTCGCGCGTCGTCATCAACGTGTGGGCCATCGGACGGGACCCGGCGTACTGGAAGGACGCCGAGGAGTTCCAGCCCGAGCGGTTTGAGGACGGCGCCGTGGACTTCACCGGCAACAATTTCGAGTTCGTCCCGTTCGGCGCCGGCCGCAGGATGTGCCCCGGCATCAACTACGCGCTCGCCGTCATGGAACTTGCCCTCGTCGGTCTGCTCTACCACTTTGACTGGTCGCTGCCGGAAGGCGTTTCCGAGGTCGACATGGAGGAGGCTCGTGGCCTCGGCGTGCGCCGCCGCACGCCGCTGATGCTCATCGCCACGCCCTTCGTCCCGGCCGCCCTGGCGTAG